The following coding sequences lie in one bacterium genomic window:
- a CDS encoding CPBP family intramembrane metalloprotease yields the protein MHIRMKKTLWYLALTFGLSYGLFGIVFALVPGEMHKKILMPLSLVYMFMPMVAVLLVQKVVFREPFKISLGISFRFNRWFVVAALLPPVIALLTLGCSLFLPGVTFSWEMEGVFARFANQITPEQFSVMQAQAQAWPIHPFWLALFSGILAGATINAVAGFGEELGWRGLLQKELNFLGFWRSSLMIGLIWGIWHAPIIWQGHNYPSHPREGVFYMIYFTVLLSPLFAYIRVKSKSVIACAIMHGTLNGTAGISFMLIKGGNDLSTGITGIAGFIVLAMANAGLLVYDRFFSKEPVISTFKNTAV from the coding sequence ATGCATATCAGAATGAAAAAAACGCTTTGGTATCTGGCGCTGACATTTGGATTGAGTTACGGACTGTTCGGCATTGTATTCGCGCTGGTTCCGGGAGAAATGCATAAGAAAATACTGATGCCCCTGTCCCTGGTTTATATGTTTATGCCCATGGTGGCAGTCTTGCTTGTCCAGAAAGTTGTTTTTCGGGAACCGTTTAAAATTTCCTTGGGAATATCTTTTCGCTTCAACCGTTGGTTTGTAGTGGCTGCACTTTTGCCGCCGGTCATTGCCTTGCTGACACTGGGATGCTCATTGTTTTTACCTGGGGTGACATTTTCCTGGGAAATGGAGGGAGTGTTTGCGCGGTTTGCCAACCAGATTACCCCCGAGCAATTCAGCGTTATGCAGGCCCAAGCTCAGGCCTGGCCCATACACCCTTTTTGGCTGGCACTTTTTTCAGGGATTTTGGCCGGCGCCACCATCAACGCAGTTGCCGGATTTGGTGAGGAACTGGGCTGGCGGGGTCTTTTACAGAAGGAATTGAATTTTCTGGGATTTTGGCGTTCATCGCTTATGATCGGATTGATTTGGGGCATCTGGCATGCGCCTATCATCTGGCAGGGTCATAATTACCCCAGCCATCCGCGCGAGGGTGTTTTTTACATGATTTATTTTACGGTTTTACTCTCGCCGCTGTTTGCCTATATCCGGGTTAAATCAAAATCCGTGATCGCCTGCGCCATCATGCACGGAACCCTCAACGGTACGGCCGGAATATCGTTTATGTTGATTAAAGGCGGGAACGATCTTTCGACCGGGATTACCGGGATAGCCGGATTTATTGTTCTGGCAATGGCCAATGCAGGACTGCTGGTTTATGACCGTTTTTTTTCTAAAGAGCCG